Proteins from a single region of Diaphorobacter limosus:
- a CDS encoding cupin domain-containing protein, with amino-acid sequence MSATGFVASHARDARFERGLRSFFEYRDLGIRQATGGEVVAHVIRAAAGQEFSSQPHRHATRFQLVYILKGWIEFEYEGQGRVRLEAGSCVYQPPSIRHRELGHSEDIEMLEIVMPGDFATELVPSVDA; translated from the coding sequence ATGTCCGCAACCGGATTTGTCGCCTCGCACGCCCGGGATGCCCGGTTTGAACGCGGGCTGCGCTCCTTCTTCGAGTACCGCGACCTCGGCATCCGGCAGGCCACGGGGGGCGAGGTCGTGGCCCATGTCATACGCGCCGCGGCCGGGCAGGAGTTCTCCAGCCAGCCGCACCGCCACGCGACCCGGTTTCAGCTGGTCTACATCCTCAAGGGCTGGATAGAGTTCGAGTACGAGGGCCAGGGCCGCGTGCGGCTGGAGGCCGGATCCTGCGTCTACCAGCCGCCCTCCATCCGCCACCGCGAGCTCGGGCACAGCGAGGACATCGAAATGCTGGAGATCGTGATGCCCGGAGATTTCGCCACGGAACTGGTGCCATCAGTGGACGCATAG
- a CDS encoding VTT domain-containing protein: MAMSLVELIQGYGYWAVAAGPFLEGETMLLVAGAAASRGHLSLPAVVAVAALASLGGDQLSFYLGRRYGKRLLARYPSLVARTAHARALLDRHNLGLILSIRFLYGLRIAGPVAIGMSEVLWLLWWLWAHVRHAVRR; the protein is encoded by the coding sequence ATGGCAATGTCGCTGGTTGAACTGATTCAAGGCTATGGCTACTGGGCGGTGGCGGCGGGTCCCTTCCTGGAGGGCGAGACCATGCTGCTGGTGGCCGGGGCCGCGGCAAGCCGGGGCCATTTGTCGCTGCCCGCGGTGGTGGCGGTTGCGGCCCTGGCCAGCTTGGGCGGCGACCAGCTGTCGTTTTACCTGGGGCGGCGCTACGGCAAGCGGTTGCTGGCGCGGTATCCGTCCCTGGTGGCACGCACGGCGCATGCCCGTGCGCTGCTGGATCGGCACAACCTGGGGCTGATCCTGTCCATCCGTTTCCTGTATGGCCTGCGCATCGCCGGGCCCGTGGCGATTGGAATGAGCGAAGTGCTCTGGCTGCTCTGGTGGCTGTGGGCCCATGTCAGGCATGCCGTGCGGCGCTGA
- a CDS encoding efflux transporter outer membrane subunit has translation MTHKSSFTPLATALACALLAGCNLAPQYQAPPLPVPETVAPPLAPDSSPTQAVPLAEAGPMQWQDFVQEPRLRQLVGLALEHNRDLRLALLAIDKARAQYGVARADRLPTVNASGAGSRARTADDLTTPGRPNTSGQYSATLGFSSYEIDFFGRVQNLNDAALQEFLRVAENRRSVQLSLVAEVMGAWLLLDADARRLRLARDTLATREQALALTRRSHELGATSALALAQAQSSADTARVDAAAFASQVARDRNALALLAGAQVPDALLPASMGATQAPATTATTATALLAVPADLPSSALLQRPDLRAAEHALRGSYANIGAARAAFFPAITLTASVGTASNALSGLFDGGNGTWTFAPQLRLPIFDAGRNQANLRVAEVTRDQSLAQYEKTIQTAFREVADALAERATLSERLAAQASLVQATRRTLELSDARFRLGADNYLSVLDAQRSLYAAQQAEIALQLAEQVNRVTLYKVLGGQWAGG, from the coding sequence ATGACGCACAAGAGTTCTTTCACGCCCCTGGCCACCGCGCTGGCCTGCGCCCTGCTGGCCGGCTGCAACCTGGCGCCGCAGTACCAGGCACCGCCGCTGCCCGTGCCCGAGACCGTGGCCCCGCCGCTGGCCCCGGACAGCAGCCCAACGCAGGCCGTGCCGCTGGCCGAGGCCGGCCCCATGCAGTGGCAAGACTTTGTGCAGGAGCCGCGCCTGCGCCAGCTCGTCGGCCTGGCCCTGGAGCACAACCGCGACCTGCGCCTGGCCCTGCTGGCCATCGACAAGGCACGCGCCCAGTACGGCGTGGCACGCGCCGACCGCCTGCCGACCGTCAACGCCAGCGGCGCCGGCAGCCGCGCCCGCACGGCCGACGACCTGACTACGCCCGGACGCCCCAACACCAGCGGCCAGTACAGCGCCACGCTGGGCTTCAGCAGCTATGAGATCGACTTCTTCGGCCGCGTGCAAAACCTGAACGACGCGGCGCTGCAGGAATTTCTGCGCGTGGCCGAAAACCGCCGCAGCGTGCAGCTGAGCCTGGTGGCCGAGGTCATGGGCGCCTGGCTGCTGCTGGACGCCGACGCGCGCCGCCTGCGGCTGGCGCGCGACACGCTGGCCACGCGCGAGCAGGCGCTGGCCCTCACGCGCCGCAGCCATGAGCTGGGCGCCACCTCCGCCCTGGCGCTGGCCCAGGCCCAGTCCAGCGCCGACACCGCGCGCGTGGATGCGGCCGCCTTTGCCTCGCAGGTGGCGCGCGACCGCAATGCGCTGGCGCTGCTGGCGGGCGCACAGGTGCCCGATGCCCTGCTGCCCGCCAGCATGGGCGCCACCCAGGCGCCGGCCACCACCGCAACGACCGCCACGGCGCTGCTGGCCGTGCCCGCAGACCTGCCCTCCAGCGCCCTGCTGCAGCGCCCGGACCTGCGCGCAGCAGAGCACGCGCTGCGCGGCAGCTACGCCAACATCGGCGCGGCGCGCGCGGCGTTCTTCCCTGCCATCACGCTGACCGCTTCGGTGGGGACGGCCAGCAATGCGCTGTCCGGCCTGTTCGACGGTGGCAACGGCACCTGGACTTTTGCCCCGCAGCTGCGCCTGCCCATCTTCGACGCCGGGCGCAACCAGGCGAATCTGCGCGTGGCCGAGGTCACGCGCGATCAGTCCCTGGCCCAGTACGAGAAGACCATACAGACGGCCTTTCGCGAGGTGGCCGACGCCCTGGCCGAACGCGCCACGCTGAGCGAGCGCCTGGCCGCCCAGGCGTCGCTGGTGCAGGCCACGCGGCGCACGCTGGAGTTGTCGGACGCGCGCTTTCGCCTGGGCGCGGACAACTACCTCTCGGTGCTGGACGCGCAGCGCTCGCTGTACGCGGCCCAGCAAGCCGAGATCGCGCTGCAGCTGGCCGAGCAGGTCAACCGCGTCACGCTCTACAAGGTGCTGGGAGGCCAGTGGGCCGGAGGCTGA
- a CDS encoding efflux RND transporter permease subunit has product MAQFFINRPIFAWVLSIIVMLAGGLAIFTLPLEQYPDIAPPRVTISAQYTGASAETVENSVTQIIEQQLKGIDNMIYMSSTSDASGRSATTLTFAPGTNIDVAQVQVQNKLQSAMNRLPEAVKSRGVFVNKGGQDYLVTYSFFSGDPKVTAVDVGDYLNSNLVDVIGRLDGVGDIRVFGTFYAMRIWMDPARMEKYQLMPSDLIAALNAQNAQVSAGQLGALPAVPDQQLNATITARTKLQTVPEFEAIVLKTATDGAVVTIKDVARVELGPDTLSIKAKLNGRPGAGMGIVLADGANAMAVSDAVAAKLAELKPFFPNEIDYFVSSDSTPFVRASIKEVVITLAEAMVLVVLVMFVFLQNLRATLIPAIAVPVVLLGTFGVLAAAGYSINTLTMFALVLAIGLLVDDAIVVVENVERVMHDTGLPPKEATRQSMREITPALVGIGVTLAAVFVPMAFFGGSTGVIYRQFSITIVAAMALSVFVALTLTPALCASILKAPTHGGGAPRIRTGLLGLSDRFFLWFNRQFDAGAARYQGRVAWMLHRAKRMLLIFAAICLAVWWIITRVPTSFLPEEDQGYILASINLPAGATDARLQGVLDEVNAYFKAVPEVISFNQVSGLSGDQSSARAFIRLKPWADRPLKSQTAGAIAHQATQDLGRIRDARIFISPPPAVRSLGSTSGFNFMLKDVNGLGHQALLAAKDRFLQEAHKRPELTGLRSTNLDDATELRLDIDDRKAAALGLSYEAINGVLSSSIGGTYVNDFLHQGRVKRVYIQGDAPHRMLPQDVGKWAVRNKNGEMVPFGAFSRAYWAYGSPQLLRYNGAPAYEMVGNAAPGVSSGVAMKVVEDILKDMPPGIAYEWTGASLQERQSGTQAPLLYAVSILFVFLCLAALYESWTVPVSVMLAVPLGVLGALLATWSRGLANDVYFQVGLITTVGLASKNAILIVEFAVQLQEQGKQLFEATLQAVRLRLRPILMTSLAFGFGVLPLALGTGAGAGGRNAIGTAVLGGTVASTVLGIFMVPVFFLLIRSWFKSHARQDDAAQTTPAHPESAA; this is encoded by the coding sequence ATGGCCCAGTTCTTCATCAACCGCCCCATCTTCGCGTGGGTGCTGTCCATCATCGTCATGCTCGCCGGCGGCCTGGCGATCTTCACGCTGCCGCTGGAGCAATACCCCGACATAGCGCCGCCGCGCGTCACCATCTCGGCGCAGTACACGGGGGCATCGGCCGAGACGGTGGAAAACTCGGTGACGCAAATCATCGAGCAGCAGCTCAAGGGCATAGACAACATGATCTACATGAGCTCGACGTCGGACGCGTCGGGCCGATCGGCCACCACCCTCACCTTTGCGCCAGGCACCAACATCGACGTGGCCCAGGTGCAGGTGCAGAACAAGCTGCAGTCGGCCATGAACCGCCTGCCCGAGGCCGTCAAGAGCCGCGGCGTGTTCGTCAACAAGGGCGGCCAGGACTACCTGGTGACCTACAGCTTCTTCTCGGGCGACCCCAAGGTCACGGCCGTGGATGTGGGCGACTACCTGAACTCCAACCTGGTGGACGTGATCGGCCGCCTGGACGGCGTGGGCGACATCCGCGTGTTCGGCACCTTCTACGCCATGCGTATCTGGATGGATCCGGCGCGCATGGAGAAGTACCAGCTCATGCCCTCGGACCTGATCGCCGCGCTGAACGCGCAGAACGCGCAGGTCTCGGCCGGCCAGCTGGGCGCCCTGCCGGCCGTGCCGGATCAGCAGCTCAACGCCACCATCACCGCGCGCACCAAGCTGCAGACCGTGCCTGAATTTGAAGCCATAGTACTCAAAACCGCCACGGATGGTGCGGTGGTAACTATCAAAGATGTAGCACGCGTGGAGCTGGGCCCGGATACCCTGTCGATCAAGGCCAAGCTCAACGGCCGGCCCGGCGCCGGCATGGGCATCGTGCTGGCCGACGGCGCCAACGCCATGGCCGTGTCCGACGCCGTGGCGGCCAAGCTGGCCGAGCTCAAGCCCTTCTTCCCCAACGAGATCGACTACTTCGTCAGCTCCGACTCCACGCCCTTCGTGCGCGCCTCCATCAAGGAGGTGGTCATCACCCTGGCCGAGGCCATGGTGCTGGTGGTGCTGGTGATGTTCGTCTTTCTGCAGAACCTGCGCGCCACGCTGATCCCGGCGATCGCCGTGCCGGTGGTGCTACTGGGCACCTTTGGCGTGCTGGCGGCCGCGGGCTATTCCATCAACACCCTGACCATGTTCGCCCTGGTACTGGCCATTGGCCTGTTGGTGGACGACGCCATCGTGGTGGTGGAGAACGTAGAGCGCGTGATGCACGACACCGGCCTGCCGCCGAAGGAGGCCACACGCCAGTCGATGCGCGAGATCACGCCGGCCCTGGTGGGCATTGGCGTCACGCTGGCCGCCGTGTTCGTGCCCATGGCCTTCTTTGGCGGCTCCACGGGCGTGATCTACCGCCAGTTCTCCATCACCATCGTGGCGGCCATGGCGCTGTCGGTGTTCGTGGCGCTCACGCTCACGCCGGCGCTGTGCGCCAGCATCCTCAAGGCGCCCACGCACGGGGGCGGCGCGCCCCGCATCCGCACCGGTCTGCTGGGCCTGAGCGATCGCTTCTTTCTCTGGTTCAACCGCCAGTTCGACGCCGGGGCCGCCCGCTACCAGGGCCGTGTGGCCTGGATGCTGCACCGCGCCAAACGCATGCTGCTGATCTTTGCCGCCATCTGCCTGGCCGTGTGGTGGATCATCACCCGCGTGCCGACCTCCTTCCTGCCCGAGGAAGACCAGGGCTACATCCTGGCCAGCATCAACCTGCCCGCGGGCGCCACCGACGCGCGCCTGCAGGGCGTGCTCGACGAGGTGAACGCGTATTTCAAGGCTGTGCCCGAGGTCATCAGCTTCAACCAGGTCTCGGGCCTGAGCGGCGACCAGAGCTCGGCGCGCGCCTTCATCCGCCTCAAACCCTGGGCCGATCGCCCGCTCAAGAGCCAGACAGCCGGCGCCATCGCCCACCAGGCCACGCAGGATCTGGGCCGCATCCGCGACGCCCGCATCTTCATCTCGCCGCCGCCGGCGGTGCGCAGCCTGGGCTCCACCTCGGGCTTCAACTTCATGCTCAAGGACGTCAACGGCCTGGGGCACCAGGCGCTGCTGGCGGCGAAAGACCGCTTCCTGCAAGAGGCGCACAAGCGCCCCGAGCTGACCGGCCTGCGCAGCACCAACCTGGACGACGCCACCGAGTTGCGCCTGGATATCGACGACCGCAAGGCCGCCGCGCTGGGCCTGAGTTATGAGGCCATCAACGGCGTGCTCTCCAGCAGCATAGGCGGCACCTACGTCAACGACTTCCTGCACCAGGGCCGCGTCAAGCGCGTCTACATCCAGGGCGACGCGCCGCACCGCATGCTGCCGCAGGACGTGGGCAAATGGGCGGTGCGCAACAAGAACGGCGAGATGGTGCCGTTCGGCGCCTTCTCGCGCGCCTACTGGGCCTATGGCTCGCCGCAGCTGCTGCGCTACAACGGCGCGCCGGCCTATGAGATGGTGGGCAACGCCGCGCCGGGCGTGAGTTCGGGCGTGGCCATGAAGGTGGTCGAGGACATCCTGAAAGACATGCCGCCGGGCATCGCCTACGAGTGGACCGGCGCCTCGCTGCAGGAGCGCCAGTCGGGCACGCAGGCGCCGCTCTTGTATGCCGTCTCCATCCTGTTCGTGTTCCTGTGCCTGGCCGCGCTGTACGAGAGCTGGACCGTGCCGGTGTCGGTGATGCTGGCCGTGCCCTTGGGCGTGCTGGGCGCGCTCTTGGCCACCTGGTCACGCGGGCTGGCGAACGACGTGTACTTCCAGGTGGGGCTGATCACCACCGTGGGCCTGGCCTCCAAGAACGCCATCCTGATCGTCGAATTTGCCGTGCAGCTGCAGGAGCAGGGCAAACAGCTGTTCGAGGCCACCCTGCAAGCCGTGCGCCTGCGCCTGCGCCCCATCCTCATGACCTCGCTGGCGTTTGGCTTCGGCGTGCTGCCGCTGGCCCTGGGCACGGGCGCCGGCGCCGGCGGGCGCAACGCCATCGGCACGGCGGTGCTGGGCGGCACGGTGGCCTCCACCGTGCTGGGCATCTTCATGGTGCCGGTGTTCTTTCTGCTGATCCGCAGCTGGTTCAAGAGCCATGCGCGCCAGGACGACGCGGCCCAAACCACCCCCGCCCACCCGGAGAGCGCCGCATGA
- a CDS encoding efflux RND transporter periplasmic adaptor subunit, translated as MTTATRDHRPTALVFPHPLRRHGGRLLGSLSLALALAACGDKAASPVAQQGPAQVGVITLQTQQQQLDATLPGRTRASLTAEVRPQVSGIVQQRLFTEGALVRKGQALYQIDDRALRAAEASAEAALARAEASARTLEATARRNAELLKIDAISHQAHDESQAAAAQARADMGVARANLETARINLRYSRIEAPIAGRISLSSVTPGALVTANQTNALTTIVQMDPMYVDFTQSSNEIVQLRRDWDAGRYQKLDGNQARVRIRLDDGSDYAHEGRLQFAGMIVNDSTGTVTLRAVVPNPEGVLMPGMYVQALLPTGLASDALLIPQQAVNRDLTGRANVLVVNADDVVEKRPVELARALGSRWLLDSGLVAGERLVMDGFQRVKPGDKVSPQPVVLKTSKGEAGPPQAPEDGLRPRNGQGVNIATPQAGAPR; from the coding sequence ATGACTACCGCGACCCGCGACCACCGCCCCACCGCCCTCGTATTTCCGCACCCGCTGCGCCGCCACGGCGGACGGCTGCTGGGATCACTGAGCCTGGCCCTGGCCCTGGCGGCCTGTGGTGACAAGGCGGCAAGCCCGGTGGCCCAGCAGGGGCCGGCCCAGGTCGGCGTGATCACGCTGCAGACGCAGCAGCAGCAGCTTGACGCCACCCTGCCCGGGCGCACCCGCGCCTCGCTCACGGCCGAGGTGCGGCCACAGGTCTCGGGCATCGTGCAGCAGCGCCTGTTCACCGAAGGCGCCCTGGTGCGCAAGGGCCAGGCGCTGTACCAGATCGACGACCGCGCGCTGCGCGCCGCCGAGGCCAGCGCCGAGGCCGCCCTGGCCAGGGCCGAGGCCAGCGCACGCACGCTGGAGGCCACGGCACGGCGCAACGCCGAGCTGTTGAAGATAGACGCCATCAGCCACCAGGCCCATGACGAGAGCCAGGCCGCGGCCGCGCAGGCGCGCGCCGACATGGGCGTGGCCCGCGCCAACCTGGAGACGGCACGCATCAACCTGCGCTACAGCCGCATCGAGGCGCCGATCGCCGGGCGCATCAGCCTGTCCAGCGTCACGCCCGGCGCCCTGGTCACGGCCAACCAGACCAACGCCCTGACAACCATAGTGCAGATGGATCCGATGTACGTGGACTTCACCCAGTCCAGCAACGAGATCGTGCAGCTGCGCCGCGACTGGGACGCGGGCCGCTACCAGAAGCTGGACGGCAACCAGGCGCGCGTGCGCATACGCCTGGACGACGGCAGCGACTACGCGCACGAGGGCCGGCTGCAATTCGCCGGCATGATCGTCAACGACAGCACGGGCACGGTGACGCTGCGCGCCGTGGTGCCCAACCCCGAGGGCGTGCTGATGCCAGGCATGTATGTGCAGGCACTGCTGCCCACGGGCCTGGCGAGCGACGCCCTGTTGATACCGCAGCAGGCCGTGAACCGCGACCTGACGGGCCGCGCCAATGTGCTGGTGGTGAACGCCGACGACGTGGTCGAAAAGCGCCCCGTGGAGCTGGCGCGCGCCCTGGGCAGCCGCTGGCTGCTGGACAGCGGCCTGGTCGCCGGCGAGCGCCTGGTGATGGACGGCTTTCAACGCGTCAAGCCCGGCGACAAGGTCAGCCCCCAACCGGTGGTCCTGAAGACCAGCAAGGGCGAGGCCGGCCCGCCCCAGGCCCCCGAGGACGGCTTGCGCCCCAGAAATGGCCAGGGCGTGAACATCGCCACGCCGCAGGCCGGCGCCCCTCGATAA
- a CDS encoding DUF937 domain-containing protein gives MNTPASTPLLAQELMQHLQGAPLQQMAQQLGSDQAQTQSAVEMALPLLLGALGRNAQDEQGAQSLFGALQRDHMDAASQQALGLGGMDLGGLLGSVLGADAPSGAAMGGGAGAAILGHIFGGGRERAESGLGQASGLGANAGQLMQMLAPIVMSFLAQRVSSGGMDAGGLGQMLGQERASAQRQGAPGGDLLSSLLDQDGDGQLGLGDLLKLGGSLLGGRR, from the coding sequence ATGAACACCCCCGCATCCACCCCCCTGTTGGCCCAAGAGTTGATGCAGCACCTGCAGGGCGCGCCCCTGCAGCAGATGGCCCAGCAACTGGGTTCGGACCAGGCACAGACGCAAAGCGCGGTGGAAATGGCCTTGCCGCTGTTGCTCGGCGCCCTGGGCCGCAACGCCCAGGACGAGCAGGGCGCGCAGTCGCTGTTCGGCGCCTTGCAGCGCGACCACATGGATGCGGCGTCGCAGCAGGCACTGGGCCTGGGCGGCATGGATCTGGGCGGCCTGCTTGGCTCCGTGCTCGGTGCCGACGCACCGTCCGGTGCTGCGATGGGCGGTGGTGCCGGCGCTGCCATCCTGGGGCATATTTTTGGCGGTGGACGCGAGCGTGCCGAATCCGGGCTGGGCCAGGCCAGCGGCCTGGGGGCAAACGCCGGCCAGCTGATGCAAATGCTGGCGCCCATCGTCATGTCCTTTCTGGCCCAGCGCGTGAGCTCGGGCGGCATGGACGCCGGCGGCCTGGGGCAGATGCTCGGTCAGGAGCGTGCCAGCGCCCAGCGCCAGGGCGCGCCCGGTGGCGACCTGCTGAGCAGCCTGCTCGATCAGGACGGCGATGGCCAGCTGGGATTGGGTGATTTGCTCAAACTTGGTGGTAGTCTGTTGGGCGGGCGGCGCTGA
- a CDS encoding CBS domain-containing protein: MTTVAEIIKSKPDGKVHSVKPTDTVLSALKLMADMHIGALLVMEGDKIAGIFTERDYARKVVLLGRASIDTPISEVMTRAVRFVHPTNSAEECMALMTENRLRHLPVMDGEQVVGLVSIGDLVKSVISEQQFIITQMEQYITRVW; this comes from the coding sequence TTGACAACTGTTGCAGAAATCATCAAGTCCAAACCCGACGGCAAGGTGCATTCGGTCAAGCCGACGGACACCGTGCTCTCCGCCTTGAAGCTCATGGCCGACATGCACATCGGTGCGCTGCTGGTGATGGAGGGCGACAAGATCGCCGGCATCTTCACCGAGCGCGACTATGCCCGCAAGGTGGTGCTGCTGGGGCGGGCCTCCATCGACACCCCGATCAGCGAGGTCATGACGCGCGCCGTGCGCTTCGTGCACCCGACCAACAGCGCCGAGGAATGCATGGCGCTGATGACCGAAAACCGCCTGCGCCACCTGCCGGTGATGGACGGCGAGCAGGTGGTCGGCCTGGTGTCCATCGGCGACCTGGTCAAGAGCGTGATCTCCGAGCAGCAGTTCATCATCACGCAGATGGAGCAATACATCACCCGCGTCTGGTGA
- the tsaD gene encoding tRNA (adenosine(37)-N6)-threonylcarbamoyltransferase complex transferase subunit TsaD → MSQLILGIESSCDETGVALVRAEGGGVPRLLAHALHSQIDMHQAYGGVVPELASRDHIRRVLPLTQTVLHEAGEHLDAVDVVAYTRGPGLAGALLVGAGVACALGAALDIPVLGVHHLEGHLLSPFLSSDPPEFPFIALLVSGGHTQLMRVDGVGRYEILGETIDDAAGEAFDKSAKLMGLGYPGGPALSRLAEQGDAKAFKLPRPLLHSGDLDFSFAGLKTAVLTQAKKLGDELVTRKADLAASTQAAIVEVLVKKTLAALDQSGMRRVVVAGGVGANRLLRAQLDAACAARGVRVHYPELELCTDNGAMIAMAAAMRLQAGRQQANRDYAFDVKPRWPLDAIAT, encoded by the coding sequence ATGAGTCAGCTGATCCTGGGCATCGAATCTTCCTGTGACGAAACCGGCGTGGCCCTGGTGCGTGCCGAGGGCGGCGGCGTGCCGCGGCTGCTGGCCCATGCCCTGCACAGCCAGATCGACATGCACCAGGCCTATGGCGGCGTGGTGCCGGAGCTTGCCAGCCGCGACCATATCCGCCGCGTGCTGCCGCTGACGCAAACCGTGTTGCACGAAGCCGGTGAACATCTGGACGCCGTGGATGTGGTGGCCTACACGCGCGGCCCCGGCCTGGCGGGCGCGCTGCTGGTCGGCGCCGGCGTGGCCTGTGCGCTGGGCGCGGCGCTGGACATTCCGGTGCTGGGGGTGCACCACCTGGAAGGCCATCTGCTGTCGCCGTTTTTGAGCAGCGACCCGCCCGAGTTTCCCTTCATCGCCCTGCTGGTCTCCGGCGGCCACACCCAGCTGATGCGCGTGGACGGCGTCGGCCGCTACGAAATTCTGGGCGAAACCATAGACGACGCGGCCGGCGAGGCCTTCGACAAATCCGCCAAGCTCATGGGCCTGGGCTACCCCGGTGGTCCCGCCCTGTCGCGCCTGGCCGAGCAGGGCGACGCCAAGGCCTTCAAGCTGCCGCGCCCGCTGCTGCACAGCGGCGACCTGGACTTTTCCTTTGCCGGCCTGAAGACGGCGGTGCTGACCCAGGCCAAAAAGCTGGGCGACGAGCTGGTGACGCGCAAGGCCGACCTGGCGGCCAGCACCCAGGCCGCCATCGTCGAGGTGCTGGTCAAGAAGACCCTGGCGGCCCTGGACCAGAGCGGCATGCGCCGCGTGGTGGTGGCCGGCGGCGTGGGCGCCAACCGGCTGCTGCGCGCGCAGCTGGACGCCGCCTGCGCGGCACGCGGCGTGCGCGTGCATTACCCCGAGCTGGAACTGTGCACCGACAACGGCGCCATGATCGCGATGGCCGCCGCCATGCGCCTGCAGGCTGGCCGTCAGCAGGCCAACCGTGACTACGCCTTTGACGTCAAGCCGCGCTGGCCGCTGGATGCCATAGCTACCTGA
- a CDS encoding efflux transporter outer membrane subunit produces MFVTPQSPLPAARPRALALAPLLALALAGCAATGPSEPLGSPVVVPTAWANRPATQAVPGPDNLAQWWQQLGDAQLTGLIDEALQAHTSMRSARAAVEQARAQRDMQAAGLLPSVDGSASAQRSRSSGNTANSFQAGLDASWEPDLFGRIGSGVRAGDADLLAAEAGLAAARVALAAEVAVNYIDLRGQQQRLAIAERNLAAQRETAQITQWRVQAGLANSLAEQQARTIVEQTAAQLPALRSAMAQSRHALAVLTGRPPAALDQALAATAAVPLPPADLALAFPADTLRQRPDVRQAEHRVRAAWERVAQAEAQRLPSLRIGGTLGLRALTLGALTGGGATAASLLASVSLPVFDGGALRAQVRAQQAALEQSRAGYEEAVLGALKDVEDALVALQGERERLTRLNAAADAAGNAALLAQQQYASGLVDFQTVLDTQRQLLSAQDGVASTTASIGTGHVRLYKALGGGWQSN; encoded by the coding sequence ATGTTTGTTACGCCGCAATCTCCCCTCCCGGCAGCCCGGCCGCGAGCGTTGGCTCTGGCGCCGCTGCTGGCCTTGGCGCTGGCCGGCTGCGCCGCTACGGGTCCATCCGAGCCGCTGGGCAGCCCTGTGGTCGTACCCACAGCCTGGGCGAATCGGCCAGCCACGCAGGCTGTGCCCGGGCCAGACAACCTGGCCCAGTGGTGGCAGCAGCTGGGCGACGCCCAGCTCACTGGCCTGATCGACGAGGCGCTGCAGGCCCACACCAGCATGCGCAGCGCGCGCGCTGCCGTGGAGCAGGCGCGCGCCCAGCGCGACATGCAGGCCGCGGGCCTGCTGCCGTCGGTGGATGGGTCCGCTTCGGCCCAGCGTAGCCGCAGCAGCGGCAATACAGCCAACAGCTTCCAGGCGGGGCTGGACGCGAGCTGGGAGCCCGACCTGTTTGGCCGCATTGGCAGTGGCGTACGCGCTGGCGACGCCGACCTGCTGGCCGCCGAGGCCGGCCTGGCCGCGGCCCGGGTGGCGCTGGCGGCCGAGGTGGCGGTGAACTACATCGACCTGCGCGGCCAGCAGCAGCGCCTGGCGATTGCCGAGCGCAACCTGGCCGCGCAGCGCGAGACGGCGCAGATCACCCAATGGCGCGTGCAGGCGGGCCTGGCGAATTCGCTGGCCGAGCAGCAGGCGCGCACCATCGTCGAGCAGACGGCCGCCCAGCTGCCCGCGCTGCGCTCGGCCATGGCCCAGTCGCGCCATGCGCTGGCCGTGCTCACCGGTCGCCCGCCCGCGGCGCTGGACCAGGCCCTGGCGGCCACCGCCGCCGTGCCGCTGCCGCCGGCCGACCTGGCGCTGGCCTTTCCCGCCGATACCCTGCGCCAGCGCCCCGATGTGCGCCAGGCCGAACACCGCGTGCGCGCCGCCTGGGAGCGCGTGGCCCAGGCCGAGGCCCAGCGCCTGCCCAGCCTGCGCATTGGTGGCACGCTGGGCCTGCGCGCGCTGACCCTGGGGGCGCTCACGGGCGGCGGCGCCACGGCGGCATCGCTGCTGGCCAGCGTGTCGTTGCCGGTGTTTGATGGTGGCGCGCTGCGCGCCCAGGTGCGCGCGCAGCAGGCCGCGCTGGAGCAAAGCCGCGCGGGCTATGAAGAGGCGGTGCTGGGCGCGCTCAAGGATGTGGAGGACGCGCTGGTGGCGCTGCAGGGCGAGCGCGAGCGGCTGACGCGCCTGAACGCCGCGGCCGATGCCGCGGGCAACGCGGCCCTGCTGGCGCAGCAGCAGTACGCCAGCGGTCTGGTGGACTTTCAGACCGTGCTGGACACACAGCGCCAGCTGCTCTCGGCCCAGGACGGCGTGGCCAGCACCACCGCCAGCATAGGCACGGGCCATGTGCGCCTGTACAAGGCACTGGGCGGCGGCTGGCAAAGCAATTGA